A single window of Actinomycetota bacterium DNA harbors:
- a CDS encoding diacylglycerol kinase family lipid kinase — translation MIKTKLIFDPISGGGIGKEYINDVVEKLKNNKVDLDLYYTKKVGDAREVAKEIKENEFDVVAVMGGDGTINEVINGLLPTNIPIAIIPSGIANVFANEVGISRNLLKACEAIYKGSLYEVDLGKINDSYFLSLASIGFDSHVLKDTPSSLKRKYGKLAYIYTGIKTIFSYEPHPIYVTVKENAKKKKCYFMVIGNVSIYGEPYVKMTPKASINDGLLDVCLFKKENPINYFRYFLGALLRLHTQFPDVEYFQTEKLYVESEKPLMVEADGDVWGELPTTFSILKQGLRVLLQK, via the coding sequence ATGATAAAAACAAAGTTGATTTTCGATCCTATATCTGGTGGTGGGATAGGTAAGGAATACATAAATGATGTTGTTGAAAAATTGAAAAATAATAAGGTTGATCTCGATTTATATTATACAAAAAAAGTTGGAGATGCCAGAGAAGTTGCTAAAGAAATTAAAGAAAATGAGTTCGATGTTGTAGCAGTAATGGGAGGGGATGGTACAATAAATGAGGTTATAAATGGTCTTTTACCCACAAATATCCCTATAGCTATAATTCCATCCGGTATTGCTAATGTTTTTGCAAATGAAGTTGGGATCTCAAGAAATCTCTTAAAAGCGTGTGAAGCTATTTATAAAGGGAGCTTGTATGAAGTTGACCTTGGTAAAATAAATGATAGTTATTTTCTCTCATTAGCTAGTATAGGTTTTGATTCTCATGTACTTAAAGATACACCATCTTCGCTAAAAAGAAAGTATGGAAAATTAGCTTACATATATACAGGAATAAAAACTATTTTTTCTTATGAGCCCCATCCAATATATGTGACTGTTAAAGAAAATGCTAAAAAGAAAAAATGTTATTTTATGGTAATTGGGAATGTTAGTATTTATGGTGAGCCTTATGTAAAGATGACACCTAAGGCTTCAATAAATGATGGGCTTTTAGATGTTTGTCTTTTTAAAAAGGAAAATCCGATAAACTATTTTCGCTACTTTTTAGGAGCTCTGTTAAGGCTTCATACTCAATTTCCAGATGTTGAATATTTTCAGACAGAGAAACTATATGTTGAAAGTGAAAAACCGCTTATGGTAGAGGCTGATGGGGATGTGTGGGGAGAACTTCCCACTACATTTTCAATCTTAAAACAAGGTTTAAGAGTTTTATTGCAAAAATAA
- the deoC gene encoding deoxyribose-phosphate aldolase has protein sequence MIEITKKQLSKMIDHTNLKPDATQQDIINLCKEAKKYGFCAVCISPIYVSLAHELLKDTDVKVDSVVGFPLGYTFTKVKAFETKELIDSSADEIDMVMNLVALKQKNYSLVLNDIKAVVKAAKGKTVKVILETCYLTDKQIIKACKLSKEAGAHFVKTSTGFGPSGAKVEHVKLMRETVGEKMGVKAAGGIRTFDDAIKMIEAGANRIGTSSGVAIIERFKE, from the coding sequence ATGATTGAAATTACTAAAAAGCAACTATCAAAAATGATTGATCATACCAATCTAAAACCAGATGCAACTCAACAAGATATAATTAATCTTTGTAAAGAAGCGAAGAAATATGGATTTTGTGCAGTTTGTATAAGTCCTATATATGTTTCTTTGGCACATGAGTTGTTGAAAGATACGGATGTCAAAGTGGATTCAGTTGTAGGTTTTCCCTTGGGATATACATTTACAAAGGTAAAAGCTTTTGAGACTAAAGAATTAATAGATAGTAGTGCAGACGAGATAGATATGGTTATGAATCTCGTTGCTTTAAAACAGAAAAATTATTCTTTGGTCTTAAATGATATTAAGGCTGTAGTTAAAGCAGCTAAGGGAAAAACTGTTAAAGTGATATTAGAAACTTGTTATTTAACTGATAAGCAGATAATAAAAGCTTGCAAATTAAGTAAAGAAGCTGGAGCACACTTTGTAAAAACATCTACAGGATTTGGTCCATCAGGGGCAAAAGTTGAACATGTAAAACTGATGAGGGAAACAGTGGGAGAGAAAATGGGTGTTAAAGCAGCTGGGGGAATTAGAACTTTTGATGATGCTATCAAAATGATAGAAGCTGGAGCAAATCGAATAGGAACAAGCAGTGGAGTAGCAATCATTGAGAGATTTAAAGAATAA
- a CDS encoding site-2 protease family protein: MLERNIKLFKIFGIEVGLNWSWFLIFILVIFSLSTQVFPGWYPQFSLITNLILGFITAIFFFASILTHELSHSVVANLSGISIRKINLFIFGGVAQMSKPPQTAVQEFLMAIAGPLASFVLSIFFGIFWFGLQLTNFKFLPVIAFFGYLSLINLSLGIFNLLPGFPLDGGRILRSILWYLTEDLLSSTRIASILGQIIGYSMAAFGFMSIFIYQLQSFGGLWFVVLGLFLQNLAKTSYKQEIIRSSLETVFVRDVMRRDVQTINPDITINDLVKNWFMIYGHKIFPVLENGEIIGTVSTEDVKIIPKDRWLTTTVREVLKTIKESQLINLESKVMDALHKMNGNQLDYLLIVEQNRLLGIIHIDDIMRYVKLKRDFKI, encoded by the coding sequence ATGTTAGAGCGTAATATAAAACTTTTTAAAATTTTTGGAATAGAAGTAGGTTTAAATTGGAGTTGGTTTCTAATTTTCATATTGGTAATATTTTCACTTTCAACTCAAGTCTTCCCTGGCTGGTATCCACAATTCTCACTAATAACAAATCTAATTTTAGGTTTTATAACAGCAATATTCTTCTTTGCCTCAATACTAACTCATGAACTTTCTCATTCAGTTGTAGCAAATTTAAGTGGTATATCTATAAGAAAGATAAATTTGTTTATATTTGGTGGTGTAGCACAGATGAGTAAACCGCCACAAACAGCAGTTCAGGAATTCTTAATGGCAATTGCTGGTCCACTTGCAAGTTTCGTACTTTCAATTTTTTTTGGAATATTTTGGTTTGGATTACAATTAACTAATTTTAAATTTCTTCCAGTAATTGCTTTCTTTGGATATCTATCTCTAATTAACCTAAGTTTAGGTATTTTCAACCTTCTTCCAGGTTTTCCTTTAGACGGGGGAAGGATACTAAGGTCAATATTATGGTATCTTACAGAAGATCTTTTGTCATCCACAAGGATTGCCTCGATTTTAGGACAGATAATAGGATATAGCATGGCTGCATTTGGTTTTATGTCAATATTTATCTACCAGCTTCAATCTTTTGGTGGTTTATGGTTTGTTGTTTTAGGATTGTTCCTGCAAAATTTAGCCAAAACAAGCTATAAACAAGAGATTATTAGGTCTTCTTTAGAGACAGTTTTTGTGCGAGATGTTATGAGAAGGGATGTCCAAACAATAAACCCAGACATAACAATAAATGATCTGGTTAAAAACTGGTTCATGATCTATGGTCATAAGATATTTCCAGTTCTCGAAAATGGAGAAATAATTGGAACTGTTTCTACCGAAGACGTTAAAATAATACCTAAAGATAGATGGCTAACAACTACAGTTAGAGAAGTGTTAAAAACTATAAAAGAAAGTCAACTTATAAACTTAGAATCAAAGGTAATGGATGCTCTACACAAAATGAATGGTAATCAACTGGATTATCTTTTAATTGTAGAACAAAATAGATTGTTAGGTATTATTCATATAGATGATATTATGCGATATGTGAAGTTAAAGAGGGATTTTAAAATATGA
- a CDS encoding S-methyl-5'-thioadenosine phosphorylase, whose amino-acid sequence MKSIKAEIGVFGGSGFYSFLEDVEEISVKTPYGNPSDVITIGNIAGRRVAFLPRHGRNHQYPPHMINYRANVYAMKELGVTRIFGPNAAGSLKVNVKPGEFVICDQYIDGTSGRNTTFYDGPKTTHVSGADPYCPEMRKIVIETAKELEIPIHEKGTVVVIQGPRFSTRAESKWFSSLGWEVINMTQFPECHLARELEICYVNISLITDYDVGLEGHPDLKPVSHEEVIKVFTENNEKLKKLIFTTIQKIAEKRDCICAKALEGASF is encoded by the coding sequence ATGAAAAGCATAAAGGCTGAAATAGGAGTTTTTGGAGGGTCAGGATTTTACTCATTCTTGGAAGATGTTGAGGAAATTTCAGTAAAGACTCCTTATGGTAATCCAAGTGATGTAATAACTATAGGCAACATAGCAGGTAGAAGAGTTGCTTTTTTACCAAGACATGGTAGAAATCATCAATACCCACCACACATGATAAATTACAGAGCAAATGTATATGCTATGAAAGAGTTAGGTGTTACAAGAATATTTGGACCAAATGCAGCCGGAAGTTTAAAGGTAAATGTTAAACCAGGTGAATTTGTAATATGTGATCAATATATAGATGGAACTTCTGGAAGAAATACTACATTTTATGATGGACCAAAAACTACCCATGTTAGTGGGGCAGATCCCTACTGTCCTGAAATGAGAAAAATAGTTATAGAAACCGCAAAAGAGTTAGAAATACCAATTCATGAAAAAGGAACAGTTGTTGTGATTCAAGGTCCAAGATTCAGTACTAGAGCTGAGAGTAAGTGGTTCTCTTCATTAGGTTGGGAAGTTATTAATATGACTCAGTTTCCAGAATGTCATCTTGCAAGAGAGCTTGAGATCTGTTATGTTAACATTTCACTAATAACAGATTATGATGTAGGTTTAGAGGGTCATCCTGATTTAAAACCAGTAAGTCACGAAGAGGTAATTAAAGTTTTTACTGAAAATAATGAAAAACTAAAAAAGCTAATTTTCACAACTATTCAAAAGATTGCTGAGAAAAGAGATTGCATTTGTGCTAAAGCATTAGAAGGAGCAAGTTTTTAA